Genomic DNA from Paenibacillus sp. KS-LC4:
GCCCAGCATCCGAATGCGACTGTCGTTACGTATATTAACTCTTCCGCCGAAATTAAGGCAGAGACTGACATTTGTTGTACATCAGCGAATGCGGTTAACGTTGTAAATTCCGTTGAAGGCCAAGACGTCATTTGGGTGCCGGACAAGAACCTTGGACACTATGTGCAGCAGAAGACCGATAAGAACATGATTATCTGGGAAGGCTACTGCAACACGCATGACATGTTGACGGTGAAGGATGTAGAGGAAATGAAGGCGAAACACCCGAATGCGCAGTTTGTTGTGCATCCTGAGTGCCGCCCTGAAGTGGTTGAGTTAGGTGATTTTGTCGGAAGTACGACAGCAATTATTAAATACTGTAAGGAATCGGATTGCAAGGAGTTCATTGTCGGCACGGAGGATGGCACAGGCTATCAGCTGAGATTGGACAGCCCGGACAAAACATTCCTGTTTGCATCTAAATATTTGGTTTGCCCGAACATGAAGGTTAATAACTTGAAGAAGCTGGTTAAATGTCTTGAAACGATGCAGCCGCAAATCTATGTACCGCCGCATGTGGCGGATCAAGCACGCTTGTCCCTGGAGCGCATGTTACTCGTGAAATAGGAGCAGCATGCGCTACTCCTATGCCTGGAGGCGCTAGAATGATTCCCAGATACCTTATAGACATCAAGCTGGATGAACTGCCGGTAATCGAGAAGGATGTTATTGTGATTGGGGCCGGCATTGCCGGTCTTTTTACCGCACTTCGGGCCAGTGATCGGCATTCCGTGCTGATGATTACGAAGAAGTCGCTGCTTGACAGCAACACCCGCTATGCGCAGGGCGGCATTGCCGCGGTCATATCGGAGGATGATTCACCCGCTTACCACAGCGAGGACACGCTACTTGCCGGAGCGGGGTTGTGCTCGGAGGATGCGGTCAATGTGCTCGTGCATGAGGGTCCGGAAGGTGTAAATCAGCTTATTGAAATGGGCACGCAATTCGATTTGGAAAATGGCGAGTTCGCGCTGACGAAGGAGGGCGCTCACAGCCAGCGTCGTATTTTGCATGCGAATGGGGATGCGACGGGCTACGAAATAGTCCGAGCCCTATCGGAAAAAGCGTTATCCAAGCCGGGTATTGAAGTATGGGACGACCATTTTGTCATTGATTTGGTTACCAATGATGGAGAGTGTGTGGGCGCTGTTGTGCAAAAGCCGGACGGCTCGCGTCTGCTCGTGCGCGGCAAAGCGACCGTTCTATGCTCGGGCGGTGCAGGTCAGCTTTACCGCTATACGACGAACCCTGAGGTAGCGACAGGTGACGGGATTGCTATGGCTTATCGAGCAGGAGCTTTTATTCAGGATGTAGAGTTTGTCCAGTTTCATCCAACCTCCCTATGCTATCCCGGAGCGCCACGTTTTCTGATTTCAGAGGCCGTACGCGGCGAAGGGGCTGTCCTCCGCAATACGCGAGGCGAGCGTTTTATGGAACGCTATCACCATCAGCTGGAGCTGGCGCCGCGTGACGTAGTGGCCCGCGCTATCATTAGCGAGATGGAAGCAACGAAATCAACATTTGTTTATTTGGACGTGACGCATGAGTCGCCGGATATGGTGAAGCATCGTTTTCCGAATATTTATGAATTTTGCTTGCAATATGGTTTGGATTTGACGACAGATTGGATTCCGGTCGCCCCTGCTGCACACTATATGATGGGCGGCGTTAAAACCGATCTCGATGGAGAAACCAATATAAGAAGGCTGTTCGCCTGCGGCGAAGTTTCTTCGACAGGTGTTCATGGAGCTAACCGATTGGCTAGCAATTCGCTTTCGGAGGCAGTCGTGTTCGGTAAGCGGATTGTCGAGAAGATTGATAAACTTGCAGAGCATGCAGAGATTCAGCCTATAATAGAGAGCAGTGTACCGCGCAGCAGTGTGCCGATTCAGGCAGTGGTGGAGCGAAGATTGAAGCTGCAAAAAGTAATGGTCAGGTATGCGGGCTTACAGCGCGATGCCAAGGGTCTCGAGAAGGGGCTGGAGGAGCTGCGGCGCCAGCTGACTATTTTTCAAGCGATGCTGACCAAGCGGGAGGAATTTGAATTTGCCAATATGCTGACATGCGCCCTGCTGACAGCAGAATCCGCTTTGCAGCGGGAGGAGAGCCGCGGCGCGCATTACCGTGAGGACTTCCCAGAGCGCAATGATCAAGTATGGCGCAAGCATACTGTAATGCACCGTGTATACGGAAGAACAGAGGAGCGGTTAACCAATGTTTGAGACAACGCTGGATGGCTATAATGAAGCGCTGCGCGCGCAAATACGCGGCTGGCTCGCTGAAGATATCGGAAGCGGCGATGTAACGACGGCTATGACTATTCCGCATGGGGCGCAGGCTAAGGCCGTCATTCATGTGAAGGAAAATGGACGGATCGCGGGCATTCCAGTAGCGCGCCTTGTGTTTGAAATCGTTGACCCATCGCTAGTTTTCACGGCAAAGGTCGAGGATGGGGAGTATGTTGAACAAGGCACTGTACTCGCTGAGGTAGAAGGCAGCATCCATAGTCTGCTTACAGGAGAGCGTCTAGCGCTTAATTTGATGCAGCGGATGTCCGGCGTGGCGACGAAGACTAGTGCGTTTGTAGCAGCGCTGCAAGGCCTGCCCGTTCGATTGGTCGACACTCGCAAAACGACCCCAGGGCATCGCCTGCTTGAAAAGTATGCCGTTCGCGTAGGCGGCGGCTCGAATCACCGCTTCGGCTTGTATGATGCCGTAATGATAAAGGATAATCATATTAAGGGAGCAGGCGGTATTCGGGAAGCAGTGGAAGCGGCTCGAGCAGGTATTCCCCATACGATGAAGATCGAGGTGGAGACGGAGTCTTTGGAGCAAGTCGATGAGGCGATTGCCTGCGGAGCGGATATTATTATGCTCGACAATATGCCGCATGAGATGATGAAAGCTGCTGTACAGCAAATCAAGCAGCACGCGCCGCATGTTATTGTAGAAGCCTCCGGCAATGTGCGTCTTGATACGATACATGGTATAGCTGCTTGCGGTGTCGACGTCATTTCGGTAGGAGGACTCACCTATTCCTTTCAATCACTCGATATTAGTCTCGACCTGTTTGCGAAGAAGGGAGGAGCCAAGTCTTGATTCTCGTCATTGACGTCGGCAATACGAATATCGTGCTGGGCATTTATCAAGGCAAGGAGCTGCTTCATCACTGGAGACTCAGCACGAATCGTTCTGCTACAGTTGATGAATATGGCATCAATTTTCATCATTTGTTTCATTTTGCCGGCATGCGTCTGGAGCAGATGGAAGGTGTCATTATTTCATCGGTCGTTCCGCCGCTCATGCGGACGTTGGAGCAGCTGTGCATGAAGTATTTGCGCAAAACTCCTTTTATCGTTGGTCCAGGCGTGAAAACCGGACTTAATATCCGGTATGAAAATCCCCGCGAGGTCGGTGCTGACCGCATTGTGAATTCGGTGGCGGGCATCGTCAAATATGGCAGTCCGCTTATTGTCGTCGATTTCGGGACGGCAACGACGTTTGATTACATTGATGCTGCTGGCAGCTATTTGGGCGGCGCTATTGTGCCGGGCATTGCGATATCGACAGAGGCGCTTTATCAGCGGGCGGCGAAGCTGCCGCGCATTGAGCTGGTGAAGCCGCCAAGCGTCATCGGCCGCAATCCGGTCACCTCCATGCAGGCGGGTATTATATATGGCTATGCAGGGCAAGTGGACGGTATCGTGCGCAGAATCCGCAAGGAATTTAAAGTATCGCCCCGAGTTATCGCCACGGGCGGCTTGGCTGAGTTAATTAGCTCGGAATCGGAAACGATAGATGAGGTTGATCCGCTGCTGACGTTAGAAGGCTTGCGTATCATATATGAACGGAATCAGGAGGGATAAATGATGGAGCAAAGGAAAGATTTTTTGGTGCGCGGCACGGCATGGGAAGGGAAAATTCGTGTTTTTGCTGCCCGTACGACGCAATTGGTCGATGAGCTGCAACGCCGGCACGGCACTCTACCGACGGCAACGGCAGCGCTGGGCAGAACGGCAACGGCTGGAGCTATTATGGGCGCCATGCTGAAAGGCGAAGAAAAGCTGACGATTCAAGTGAAGGGCGAAGGCCCAATGGGACAAATTGTCGTCGATGCAAATGCTCATGGAGAAGTGCGAGGCTACACGGACAATCCACTCGTTCTGCTTCCAAGCAATGCGCAAGGAAAACTGGACGTTGCAGGTGCCGTAGGCCATAGCGGTTATATTCATATTACTAAGGATCTTGGGCTGAAGGAGCCTTATCGCGGCAGCGTTCCGATTGTTTCCGGAGAGCTTGGCGAAGACTTCACCTATTATTTTGCTGTATCGGAGCAGACGCCTTCCGCAGTTGGGCTTGGCGTGCTGGTTGATGAAGACGGCCGCGTCATTCATGCTGGCGGCTTTATCGTACAGCTGATGCCAGGACTTACAGATGCGGAAATTACGAAGCTGGAGAAAGCGCTCAGCACCATGCCTCCGCTCACAGCCCTGCTTGATCAAGGCGAGACGCCAGAAGGGCTGCTGAAATGGGTCGTCGGCGATGATGTTGTCATTCATGAGTCGCTGGACTTGCATTTTCAATGCAAATGCTCCCGCGATCGCGTAGAGCAGACCTTGATCAGCATGGGTGAATCGGAATTGCAGCAAACGATTGAAGAAGAAGGTAAAGCAGAGGTCGTCTGTCACTTCTGTAATGAGGCGTACCAGTTTAACCGTGTAGAGCTTGAGCAATTGCTCGAACAAGCCAAACCGAAGCCGATCCATTAATATGGAGGCTACCGGGCAATGAATAAAATCGGAGTAGTGAGGACGATTGTCGTCATTCAGGCGTTATGTATGATCGTGCTAAGTGTAGTTGTTGTAGTGAGATTGTCGCCTTTTTCTGAAGGGATGCCGGATCATGACTCAGATTCAGGAACACGTGCAGAAACAGGCAATGAGGTTGTGCCAGGCGGCTTGGATCATGATAAAATTGTAGCCATAATTGGCGATCGCAGCATTAGGGAAAGCGAATTGATGAATGTGCTTAGCGAGCAATATGGCCAAGCTACCCTCAAGCTGATGATGATTCACAGCGCCATTGACCAAGAGGCCGCCTCGCAGCAGCTTGAAGTGACCGCTGCGGAGCAGCAGAGAGCTGTTGAGGAGCAGGCAGCGGGATATGATAGCGAAGAGGACTTTTACCGCATAATGGACCAGCAGTTGGGTATGTCCAAAGAGGATGTTTTGAAGGATACGAAGTACAGGCTGTTGACTGAAAAAATAGCAATTCAAAAAGTGGATGTGCCTGATGCTGAGGTTGAACGCTACATTGCGGATCATGAGGAGCAATACGGCGACAGGCTGCAATATCGCTTATCCTGGATTGTGACGGCGAATGTGGAAGAGGCGAACCGCGTGCTGGATAGGCTCTCTGAGGGAGCGGACTTTGCGCAAGCAGCGGCTAAGTATTCGATAGATGCCTTTACAGCAGATGCTGGCGGTGATTTAGGCCTAATTGATGCTGATGACCCGTTTCATGAGCAGGCAATTCTTTCGGCGGCAAGCAAGCTGGGTACGGGAGAGATTGCTGGCCCGATAGCGATTGCCGAAGGGTATGCCATCATTCGTTTGATGGAGCGCCACACAACGGATAAGCCACAGGGTCAGCAGCTATATGAGCTGGTCCGCAAAGAGCTGGCATTATCACAGGCTCCTTCCCTAAGCCAAATTGAGCAGCAGCTATTGGAGAAATATGACGCTGTCACCTTTCCATAAATATAAGAAATTTTAGGTTTGTCCATAAGCTTCCATTATATTGGAGCATCATATAGTTGTGTTCGCCAGATGATTAGAAAATGGGCGAACCATTCTGCTTTTTCAAAATGTAAGCATTTATAAGGCTTCCACTTATAGCGGGCTTATATTTCAGCGCAAATGGATGCTTTATCGGTCAGGGATGGCGTTAGCCAGCCGTACTCGCATGAAGGAAATGAAGGTATTGACAACGAATACAACTCATTGATAAGATGGAATTAGTTTAAAAACCAACTGAATCAGTCGGAATAAGGAGGAAGTATGACATATGGCAAAAATCGTGCAAAGCATTACTGACCTAATTGGTGATACACCGCTAGTTCGCTTGAATCGTCTAGTTCCTGAGGATAGCGCTGAGATTTATGTAAAGCTTGAATATCAAAATCCAGGTGCGAGCGTAAAAGACCGTATCGCAATCAGCATGATTGAAGTAGCTGAGCAGGAAGGCATCATCAAGCCAGGCGATACAATTGTTGAGCCTACGAGCGGCAACACGGGTATTGGTCTGGCATTGGTAGCAGCAGCTAAAGGCTATAAAGCTATCCTCGTTATGCCTGAGACGATGAGTATTGAGCGCCGCAACCTGCTTCGTGCTTATGGTGCAGAAGTTGTTCTGACGCCAGGCTCAGAGGGCATGAACGGAGCTGTTCGCAAAGCGGAAGAGCTGGCGAAAGAAAATCCGTCCTATTTTATCCCGCAGCAGTTCAATAACCAAGCGAATGTGAAAATCCACCGCGAAACAACAGGTCCAGAAATTGTTGAGGCGATCAACTCTCTGGATGGCAAGCTGGATGCATTCGTAGCGGGTATTGGTACTGGCGGTACGATTACGGGTACTGGTGAAGTACTGAAAAAGAACTTCAAGGATATTAAAATTTATGCGGTTGAGCCTGCGGCTTCCCCACTGCTTTCGGGTGGACAGCCGGGACCTCACAAAATTCAAGGAATTGGCGCTAACTTTGTGCCGACGATTTTGAATCGTGAAATCTATGACGAGGTCATTACGGTTGAAAATGATGATGCATTCGACTACGCACGCCGTGCTGCGAAAGAAGAAGGCATCCTGTGCGGAATTTCCTCCGGTGCTGCGATCTATGCTGCTTTGAAGGTAGCGAAGGAGCTTGGCAAAGGCAAGCGCGTTATTGCGGTTGTTCCAAGTAACGGTGAGCGTTACCTCAGTACGCCGCTGTTCAATTTCGAGAACTAACACTTATGTCTAATCGGAGCCGTGCCCGAAGCAGGAGCGGTATACCGTTTGACTGGCCTTCCATTCATTTGAGTGGAGGGCTTTTTATATTCTAACAATTTATAAGTTTCATCCTTATATCCGCTTAGAATACTCCGACAAAGCTCTTCGCTCGTCCCAAAAGGACGACGAAGTCGTTTTTGCTTGTATGGCGGCAGCGCTCTTTCCTTTTGGGCGGGTATTCTGTATACTAGGCAAAATAAACATGCTTGTCGATCGGGGGTTGGAAGGTGATGTTCACCGCCTTTGACTATTGGTTAGGGTGGCACGCCGAGCGGAAGTATACGACTTTTCCACTGCTGCGGGAGCTGCCGCTTGGAGAAGAAGGCGTCGCTTCATGGGAAGAGGCATGGCGGGATGCATCGCCGTATGCTTTTGTACTGGAGAGCGGTAAGGATGGACGCTATACGTATCTCGGCTTGCAGCCGGAGAGCGTCATTCGCGGCAAAGGCTTGGAGGCGGAAGCCCGGACGCTGCGGATAGATGGAGCTGAAGCTTCAGATGATGCTGATTCGACCTTGCGCTACCAGGGCAAGCCGCTCGAAGTGGTGCGGAGCTGGATGGAGCCATATCGCTCGCCAAAGCTTGAAGCAGCTGGCACGCCGAAGTGGACGGGCGGATGTGTCGGATTTTGGAGCTATGACGTCATTCGTTCGATTGAACGGCTGCCGGAGCTGACGGAAGATGATTTGAATGTGCCGGATTATTTATTTTTGCGTTTAAATGAGCTATGGATTGTCGATCATAGCGACAAGAAGCTATATTGCGCTGTGCACACTCCTGTGCCAAGTGAAGCAGGGCAAGAGGAGCTGAGACTGCTATATGTGCAGGCTTGCTCACGAGCCGGCGAGATGGCTGCTTATTGGCAGGAGCGCTTCGGGAGCGCAGCGAATGGCCAGCGAGAAGAGAAGGATGCTGAAAGCAAAAGCGATAGCCGCCGATTGCGGCTTGAGCGGCAGCGGCTCGCTGACGATGCTTCCCTGCACGGCAATGGGGACGCGCTGGATGGGATCAGCACGCGGTTTTCGAAGGAAGCTTTTGAAGAGGCAGTTCGGCAAATTCAGCGCTACATCGGACAAGGCGATGTATTTCAGGTGAATTTATCGGTACGCCAGAGCCGGGCGCTTGCTGCGCAGCCGGAAGAGCTGTACGAGTGGCTGCGTCTCATTAATCCTTCTCCTTATATGGGCTTTCTGCGCTGCCCTGACTTTCAACTCGTGTCGGCTTCGCCGGAGCTGCTGGTTGAGCGTCGCGGCGACTTGCTTGCAGCCCGCCCTATTGCCGGAACGCGCAGGCGCGGCCGTACAGAAGCAGAAAATGAGCTTATGGCGGAGGAGCTGCGGACAAGCGAGAAGGAGCGAGCCGAGCATATTATGCTGGTCGATCTGGAGCGCAACGATTTGGGACGGATTTCGGCTTACGGCACAGTGAAAGTGGAAGAGCTGATGGTAATTGAGCAATATTCGCATGTGATGCATTTGGTATCCCAGGTCGAGGGGCGGCTTGCCGAGGGCAAGGATGCTTATGATGTCATTGCGGCGACTTTCCCGGGCGGCACCATTACAGGCGCTCCCAAAATCCGCACGATGGAAATTATTGAAGAGCTGGAGCCTGTGAGGCGCGGTCCTTATACCGGCTCGCTCGGATGGATTGACTATAATGGCGATATGGAATTTAATATTATTATACGAACGATGGTCATCAAGGATGGCATGGTGCATATTCAGGCTGGAGCAGGCATTGTTATTGATTCCAAGCCGGAGCGCGAATATAAGGAATCATTAAGCAAGGCCAAGGCGTTGTGGAAGGCGATTGAGTATAGTGAGCGGTTCAGGCAGGCTGCGCCAAGCGGGCGCAAACAATAGAGGGGGCGCATGCGATGATTCTCGTAATAGATAACTATGATTCGTTTACCTACAACCTTGTGCAATATTTAGGCGAGCTTGGCGAGGACATTGTGGTCAAAAGAAATGATGAGCTGGAGCTGGCGGACATTGAGCAGCTGGCACCTGATCATATTTTGATTTCTCCGGGACCCTGCTCTCCGAATGAGGCGGGCATCAGTCTGTCGCTGATTGAGCATTTTAAAGGGAAAATTCCGATTTTCGGCGTATGCCTTGGCCATCAGGCAATCGGACAAGCGTTTGGCGGCGATGTCATACGCGCAGAGCGCCTGATGCATGGCAAAACCTCGCAAATGGTGCATGACGGCAAGACGATTTTTGAAGGCATCCCTTCACCGTTCACCGCAACCCGTTACCATTCCCTTATCGTGAAAAAAGAAACCCTGCCTGACTGTCTTGAAATCAGCGCAGAAACAGCGGAAGGCGAAATTATGGCCCTTCGCCATAAAGAATACCCGATTGAAGGGGTGCAATTCCATCCAGAATCCATTATTTCCGAGCATGGTCTGACGCTGCTGCGTAACTTTTTGAAAATTCGTACAGGCGCGCCGCGATGAAGGTTGCGTTGGGCGGCGTTGTCTTGGATGCTGAGCAAGCTGTGATCTCAATATATGATCACGGCTTTTTGTACGGTTTGGGTTTGTTCGAGACGTTTCGGACCTATGGCGGCCGCGCATACTTGCTGGAGCGGCATTTGCGGCGTCTGGAAGCAGGTTGTTTGTCGCTGGGCATCCGCTACAAAGCGGATCAAACCGCGCTGGAGGCGAGCATTGCCAAGCTGCTTCAGGCAAATGAGCTGACGGACGGCTATGTCCGGCTGACCGTTACAGCGGGCGAAGGCGGGCTAGGCTTGCCGATGGGCGATTACGAGCAGCCGCAGGAGTTGATCTTGATGAAGGCGCTGCCTCCCTATCAGGCGGAGCTTTATGAGCATGGCCGCGAGCTTAGGCTGCTGCATACGAAGCGCAATACGCCAGAGGGCGAGATCCGACTTAAATCGCTGCACTATATGAATAATATTATAGCGAAGCGCGAGCTTGCCGCGAGCGATGCCTCGCCGGGGGCAGAGGGATTGATGCTGAGCGGCGATGGCCTGCTGACGGAAGGTATCGTCAGCAATCTTTTTTTCGCCCAGGACGGGGTTATTCGGACGCCTGCGGTAGATACGGGCATCCTGCCTGGCATTACGCGAGAGCGTGTGTTAGAGCTTGCCCGTGCGGCGGGCTTTCAGGTGGAGGAGGGCTACTACAGCTGGAATCAGCTGCTGGGGGCAGATGAAATATGGCTGACGGGCTCTGTACAGGAGCTGGTCCCGGTGACGCGGTTAAGTGGTACCGACGGCACTCAGGTGCAGGTTGGCAAAGGGGCAGCTGCGGGAATCGGCGTGGGCTACGAATCGGCAAGAAATGCAGCCATGCTTGAACCCGCCGCGGCAGAAGCTAGGCCTATCGCTGGGCCGATCACTCGTCAGCTTCTAAAGGCCTATCGCTCTGATACGATGAGAAGCAAGTAAGGCAGGAGCGTCAGGCGACTGCATATTAAGACTAGTATAGCTAAAGGTGTGAGCGTAGCTTATGAATACAGCAAGAGAAGGCAAGCTTGAATATTACAGCAGGAGCTATGGGCTGGCTTGCGGCAATCGGCTGGAGCTGGGCAAGCGCACGCTGATTATGGGCATATTGAATGCGACGCCGGATTCTTTCTCTGATGGCGGGAAATTTAATGCAGTGGAGGCGGCTGTCAGCCGCGCAGTGGAGATGGTCGCGGAGGGCGCAGATATTATTGATATCGGCGGCGAGTCCACACGTCCAAACTTTGTGCCGGTCGATGCGGAGGAGGAGCTGCGCCGCGTAATTCCGGTCATTCAAGCTGTCCGCGCCGCACTGCCGAACATCGCCATTTCGATTGATACGTATAAGGCAAAGACTGCGCGCCATGCGCTCGAAGCAGGAGCAACGATTATTAATGATATTTGGGGACTCAAATATGATGAGGAAATGGCGTCAGTCGCAGCCGCGTGTGGCTGCCCGGTTATTTTGACACATAATCGCACGAATCCCGTCTATCTGGCCGCTGATTTTGTAGAGGATGTTATTGCCGATTTGAAAGAAAGCATTCAAATCGCAATACATGCCGGCGTGAAGGAGGAGCAGATCTGGCTCGATCCCGGCCTTGGCTTTGCCAAAACCTATGAGCAAAATATGGAGCTGCTAGGACGGCTCGCCGAGCTGCATGCTCTTGGCTATCCCGTGCTGCTAGGTACTTCACGCAAGAGCTTTATTAGGCAGACGCTTGATCTGCCAAGGGAAGAGCTGGTCGAGGGTACGGCAGCAACGACGGCGCTTGGCATTGCCCAAGGCTGCCAAATCGTTAGGGTGCATGATGTTCGCGCGAATAAAAGAACAGCTGTGATGTCGGACGCGATTATTTATCCGCGTTTTTCAAAATATAAGAATTTATAAGTTATGCACTTATAAATGAGCTTATATTTCTCTGACAAAGCTCTTCGCTCGTCCTAGAAGGACGAAGAAGTCGTTTTTGCTTGTAGATTCAGATATAAGTATAAGGGGCGTAAGCTTATGGATAGAATGCTTGTGAAAGGCATGCAGTTTTACGGTTATCACGGTGTATTTGCTGAGGAGAACAGGCTGGGCCAAAAATTTGGCGTCGATTTGGAGCTGTTGCTCGATTTGGATAAGGCGGCAACGCTGGATGATTTGGAAGCAACGGTGAACTATGCCGAATTGCATGCGTTAACGAAGAAAATTGTCGAAGGAACGCCGTTTAAATTGATTGAAGCTTTAGCGGGTAGCATTGCAACCCAGTTGTTAGCGGCTTATACTATGATAAATGAAGTAACGGTTCGTGTGACGAAGCCGAACCCACCGTTCGACATTCATTTTGATGGCGTGACGGTAGAGCTGCGCAGAAAGCGGGATGCTGATGGACGCGTTGTCACCGTTTAATTCGCCCGCCTACGCTTATGTGGCTCTAGGTTCAAATGT
This window encodes:
- the cysK gene encoding cysteine synthase A codes for the protein MAKIVQSITDLIGDTPLVRLNRLVPEDSAEIYVKLEYQNPGASVKDRIAISMIEVAEQEGIIKPGDTIVEPTSGNTGIGLALVAAAKGYKAILVMPETMSIERRNLLRAYGAEVVLTPGSEGMNGAVRKAEELAKENPSYFIPQQFNNQANVKIHRETTGPEIVEAINSLDGKLDAFVAGIGTGGTITGTGEVLKKNFKDIKIYAVEPAASPLLSGGQPGPHKIQGIGANFVPTILNREIYDEVITVENDDAFDYARRAAKEEGILCGISSGAAIYAALKVAKELGKGKRVIAVVPSNGERYLSTPLFNFEN
- the nadA gene encoding quinolinate synthase NadA → MEALALERKAEQNRELRERLMQLKKERNAIILAHYYQRDEIQEVADFRGDSFLLAQKAAQTDADVIVFCGVHFMGESAKILAPNKTVIIPDERAGCPMADMVNVDGLRKLKAQHPNATVVTYINSSAEIKAETDICCTSANAVNVVNSVEGQDVIWVPDKNLGHYVQQKTDKNMIIWEGYCNTHDMLTVKDVEEMKAKHPNAQFVVHPECRPEVVELGDFVGSTTAIIKYCKESDCKEFIVGTEDGTGYQLRLDSPDKTFLFASKYLVCPNMKVNNLKKLVKCLETMQPQIYVPPHVADQARLSLERMLLVK
- a CDS encoding anthranilate synthase component I family protein, translating into MFTAFDYWLGWHAERKYTTFPLLRELPLGEEGVASWEEAWRDASPYAFVLESGKDGRYTYLGLQPESVIRGKGLEAEARTLRIDGAEASDDADSTLRYQGKPLEVVRSWMEPYRSPKLEAAGTPKWTGGCVGFWSYDVIRSIERLPELTEDDLNVPDYLFLRLNELWIVDHSDKKLYCAVHTPVPSEAGQEELRLLYVQACSRAGEMAAYWQERFGSAANGQREEKDAESKSDSRRLRLERQRLADDASLHGNGDALDGISTRFSKEAFEEAVRQIQRYIGQGDVFQVNLSVRQSRALAAQPEELYEWLRLINPSPYMGFLRCPDFQLVSASPELLVERRGDLLAARPIAGTRRRGRTEAENELMAEELRTSEKERAEHIMLVDLERNDLGRISAYGTVKVEELMVIEQYSHVMHLVSQVEGRLAEGKDAYDVIAATFPGGTITGAPKIRTMEIIEELEPVRRGPYTGSLGWIDYNGDMEFNIIIRTMVIKDGMVHIQAGAGIVIDSKPEREYKESLSKAKALWKAIEYSERFRQAAPSGRKQ
- a CDS encoding peptidylprolyl isomerase, encoding MNKIGVVRTIVVIQALCMIVLSVVVVVRLSPFSEGMPDHDSDSGTRAETGNEVVPGGLDHDKIVAIIGDRSIRESELMNVLSEQYGQATLKLMMIHSAIDQEAASQQLEVTAAEQQRAVEEQAAGYDSEEDFYRIMDQQLGMSKEDVLKDTKYRLLTEKIAIQKVDVPDAEVERYIADHEEQYGDRLQYRLSWIVTANVEEANRVLDRLSEGADFAQAAAKYSIDAFTADAGGDLGLIDADDPFHEQAILSAASKLGTGEIAGPIAIAEGYAIIRLMERHTTDKPQGQQLYELVRKELALSQAPSLSQIEQQLLEKYDAVTFP
- the nadC gene encoding carboxylating nicotinate-nucleotide diphosphorylase, translated to MFETTLDGYNEALRAQIRGWLAEDIGSGDVTTAMTIPHGAQAKAVIHVKENGRIAGIPVARLVFEIVDPSLVFTAKVEDGEYVEQGTVLAEVEGSIHSLLTGERLALNLMQRMSGVATKTSAFVAALQGLPVRLVDTRKTTPGHRLLEKYAVRVGGGSNHRFGLYDAVMIKDNHIKGAGGIREAVEAARAGIPHTMKIEVETESLEQVDEAIACGADIIMLDNMPHEMMKAAVQQIKQHAPHVIVEASGNVRLDTIHGIAACGVDVISVGGLTYSFQSLDISLDLFAKKGGAKS
- a CDS encoding aminotransferase class IV — protein: MKVALGGVVLDAEQAVISIYDHGFLYGLGLFETFRTYGGRAYLLERHLRRLEAGCLSLGIRYKADQTALEASIAKLLQANELTDGYVRLTVTAGEGGLGLPMGDYEQPQELILMKALPPYQAELYEHGRELRLLHTKRNTPEGEIRLKSLHYMNNIIAKRELAASDASPGAEGLMLSGDGLLTEGIVSNLFFAQDGVIRTPAVDTGILPGITRERVLELARAAGFQVEEGYYSWNQLLGADEIWLTGSVQELVPVTRLSGTDGTQVQVGKGAAAGIGVGYESARNAAMLEPAAAEARPIAGPITRQLLKAYRSDTMRSK
- the pabA gene encoding aminodeoxychorismate/anthranilate synthase component II translates to MILVIDNYDSFTYNLVQYLGELGEDIVVKRNDELELADIEQLAPDHILISPGPCSPNEAGISLSLIEHFKGKIPIFGVCLGHQAIGQAFGGDVIRAERLMHGKTSQMVHDGKTIFEGIPSPFTATRYHSLIVKKETLPDCLEISAETAEGEIMALRHKEYPIEGVQFHPESIISEHGLTLLRNFLKIRTGAPR
- the hslO gene encoding Hsp33 family molecular chaperone HslO, encoding MEQRKDFLVRGTAWEGKIRVFAARTTQLVDELQRRHGTLPTATAALGRTATAGAIMGAMLKGEEKLTIQVKGEGPMGQIVVDANAHGEVRGYTDNPLVLLPSNAQGKLDVAGAVGHSGYIHITKDLGLKEPYRGSVPIVSGELGEDFTYYFAVSEQTPSAVGLGVLVDEDGRVIHAGGFIVQLMPGLTDAEITKLEKALSTMPPLTALLDQGETPEGLLKWVVGDDVVIHESLDLHFQCKCSRDRVEQTLISMGESELQQTIEEEGKAEVVCHFCNEAYQFNRVELEQLLEQAKPKPIH
- a CDS encoding type III pantothenate kinase, which produces MILVIDVGNTNIVLGIYQGKELLHHWRLSTNRSATVDEYGINFHHLFHFAGMRLEQMEGVIISSVVPPLMRTLEQLCMKYLRKTPFIVGPGVKTGLNIRYENPREVGADRIVNSVAGIVKYGSPLIVVDFGTATTFDYIDAAGSYLGGAIVPGIAISTEALYQRAAKLPRIELVKPPSVIGRNPVTSMQAGIIYGYAGQVDGIVRRIRKEFKVSPRVIATGGLAELISSESETIDEVDPLLTLEGLRIIYERNQEG
- the nadB gene encoding L-aspartate oxidase is translated as MIPRYLIDIKLDELPVIEKDVIVIGAGIAGLFTALRASDRHSVLMITKKSLLDSNTRYAQGGIAAVISEDDSPAYHSEDTLLAGAGLCSEDAVNVLVHEGPEGVNQLIEMGTQFDLENGEFALTKEGAHSQRRILHANGDATGYEIVRALSEKALSKPGIEVWDDHFVIDLVTNDGECVGAVVQKPDGSRLLVRGKATVLCSGGAGQLYRYTTNPEVATGDGIAMAYRAGAFIQDVEFVQFHPTSLCYPGAPRFLISEAVRGEGAVLRNTRGERFMERYHHQLELAPRDVVARAIISEMEATKSTFVYLDVTHESPDMVKHRFPNIYEFCLQYGLDLTTDWIPVAPAAHYMMGGVKTDLDGETNIRRLFACGEVSSTGVHGANRLASNSLSEAVVFGKRIVEKIDKLAEHAEIQPIIESSVPRSSVPIQAVVERRLKLQKVMVRYAGLQRDAKGLEKGLEELRRQLTIFQAMLTKREEFEFANMLTCALLTAESALQREESRGAHYREDFPERNDQVWRKHTVMHRVYGRTEERLTNV